The following coding sequences lie in one Deltaproteobacteria bacterium genomic window:
- a CDS encoding RDD family protein, with the protein MIYAGFWRRLLAVLIDVSFVVILYKIIVAFEQPSIPLEVSILTVTYLSFSIFIVVLNAKYGISPGKLIARIRITKLDGSKISFKEAILRNSVDIFFSIILLISLLTTLFSLTDLQSYFTLSFDDRSVFLHSNTTLFSYILFYIQNLWYASELMVLLLNKKKRALHDFIAGTVVITNNQIGSKEEESSPRPVRSIIFASIYSLIAIPLISVSVPKEYYLSIEKTDKREEVLAKLKLAKAEYKSNENGLIIINFQSSSLHTFLEDQEWEKTSYEIQFQKESMNSIDWINEDGSIIEENLNELFILIH; encoded by the coding sequence ATGATTTATGCGGGATTTTGGAGAAGACTCCTTGCAGTTTTAATTGATGTCTCATTTGTTGTAATTCTTTATAAAATCATAGTGGCATTTGAGCAGCCATCAATTCCTCTAGAAGTTTCAATATTAACTGTAACTTATCTTTCATTTTCTATTTTTATAGTTGTTCTTAATGCAAAATATGGAATATCTCCCGGAAAATTAATAGCAAGAATTCGCATAACGAAATTGGATGGAAGTAAAATATCCTTTAAAGAAGCAATCCTAAGAAATTCCGTTGATATTTTTTTCAGCATAATCCTTCTTATATCATTATTGACAACTCTTTTTTCACTCACCGATTTACAAAGTTACTTTACCCTGTCATTTGATGACAGGTCAGTATTCCTACATTCCAACACAACACTTTTCAGTTATATCCTCTTTTACATTCAGAATTTATGGTATGCCAGTGAATTAATGGTATTACTGTTAAACAAAAAGAAAAGAGCATTGCATGACTTTATAGCAGGAACGGTTGTTATCACAAACAATCAAATAGGGAGTAAAGAAGAGGAATCAAGCCCAAGGCCAGTAAGATCTATTATCTTTGCATCAATCTATTCTTTAATTGCGATACCTCTTATCAGTGTTAGTGTACCTAAAGAGTATTACCTTTCTATTGAAAAAACGGATAAAAGAGAAGAAGTCTTGGCAAAATTGAAATTGGCAAAAGCTGAATATAAATCTAACGAAAATGGATTAATTATCATTAATTTCCAATCCTCCTCACTGCACACTTTTCTTGAAGATCAAGAGTGGGAAAAAACCAGTTATGAGATACAATTTCAGAAAGAGTCGATGAATTCGATTGATTGGATTAATGAAGATGGCTCAATTATCGAAGAAAATTTAAACGAACTATTTATTCTAATTCATTAG
- the acnB gene encoding bifunctional aconitate hydratase 2/2-methylisocitrate dehydratase: MDFLKNYDQHVQERAALNVPPLPLTPEQTAEVIELIKANDSETEKLKELLFTRVAPGVDDSAYVKAAFLNDVVQGNISTAISKEEAVNALGQMLGGYNVKPLIDALTVDEVADLAADKLKNTLLVYDAFNDVVELSSSNAKAKEVIESWANAEWFTNRPELEKEITVTVYKIPGETNTDDLSPASEAFTRSDIPLHANSMLVARMENPLDTMKELKAKGHPLAYVGDVVGTGSSRKSGINSVQWHMGRDIPGVPNKRTGGIVIGNTIAPIFFNTAEDSGCLPIETDVANLETGDVITVKPYEGVIEKDGSTVNTFKLNPNTLADEMRAGGRIPLIIGKGLTAKAREALGLGASDMFAQPEQPADTGKGYTLAQKMVGKACGMAGVRPGMYVEPVAATVGSQDTTGPMTRDEIKELAALGFGSDFVLQSFCHTAAYPKPADIKLQHTLPEFITSRSGVILRPGDGVIHSWLNRFCLPDTVGTGGDSHTRFPIGISFPAGSGLVAFAGVTGSMPLNMPESVLVRFKGEMQPGITLRDLVNAIPYKAIQDGHLTVEKKGKKNIFAGRVMEIEGLEDLKCEQAFELSDASAERSAAACTVKLNKEPVTEFLESNIKLIEQMVAEGYEDTNTLQRRADKMKEWIANPELLEADSDAEYAAVIEIDLNEITEPILCCPNDPDDVATLTEILADDKRPNEKIDEVFVGSCMTNIGLFRALGEVLQGEGQVPTKLWICPPTKMDEKTLQQEGYYSIYGAAGARTEIPGCSLCMGNQARVGDNTIVFSTSTRNFNNRLGTGAQVYLGSAELAAVTAMLGRLPSASEYMEIVPKKITADATDRIYKYLNFHQISGSELEFLVH; encoded by the coding sequence ATGGATTTTTTAAAAAACTATGATCAACATGTACAAGAAAGAGCAGCACTCAATGTACCACCTCTTCCACTCACCCCTGAGCAGACAGCAGAAGTCATCGAACTGATAAAAGCAAATGACAGCGAAACTGAAAAATTAAAAGAACTCTTATTTACACGCGTTGCTCCCGGCGTTGATGACTCGGCCTATGTAAAAGCGGCATTTTTAAATGACGTAGTACAGGGAAATATATCAACTGCAATATCAAAAGAAGAAGCGGTAAATGCACTGGGCCAGATGCTTGGTGGATACAATGTTAAACCTCTTATCGATGCACTGACCGTTGATGAAGTAGCTGACCTTGCTGCTGATAAACTTAAAAACACCCTTTTGGTCTACGATGCCTTCAATGACGTTGTAGAACTTTCTTCATCCAATGCAAAGGCTAAAGAGGTTATCGAGTCCTGGGCCAATGCTGAGTGGTTTACAAACAGGCCTGAACTGGAAAAAGAGATCACCGTAACGGTCTACAAGATTCCCGGTGAGACAAACACAGATGACCTTTCACCGGCAAGCGAAGCCTTCACCAGAAGTGACATCCCGCTACATGCCAACTCCATGCTTGTTGCAAGGATGGAAAACCCTCTCGATACAATGAAAGAGCTGAAAGCTAAAGGTCATCCTCTGGCCTATGTTGGTGACGTTGTAGGTACCGGTTCAAGTAGAAAATCCGGTATCAACTCTGTTCAGTGGCACATGGGTAGAGATATCCCCGGTGTTCCTAACAAAAGAACAGGCGGCATTGTTATCGGTAACACCATCGCTCCTATCTTCTTTAATACAGCCGAAGATTCAGGCTGCCTCCCCATCGAGACTGATGTTGCCAACCTCGAAACGGGTGATGTGATCACTGTAAAGCCTTACGAAGGTGTCATAGAAAAAGATGGCTCCACCGTAAACACATTTAAACTCAATCCAAATACATTGGCTGACGAGATGAGAGCGGGAGGAAGAATTCCTCTTATCATCGGAAAAGGCCTCACTGCCAAAGCAAGAGAAGCGCTGGGCCTGGGCGCATCTGATATGTTCGCTCAGCCTGAGCAACCTGCCGATACGGGCAAAGGCTATACTCTGGCACAGAAAATGGTTGGTAAAGCTTGCGGTATGGCAGGTGTAAGACCGGGTATGTATGTTGAGCCTGTCGCTGCAACGGTAGGCTCCCAGGATACAACGGGACCAATGACAAGAGACGAAATCAAGGAACTTGCCGCTCTCGGTTTTGGTTCCGATTTTGTTTTACAGTCCTTCTGTCACACGGCAGCCTATCCAAAGCCGGCTGATATCAAACTTCAGCATACACTTCCTGAGTTTATCACTTCAAGAAGCGGTGTTATCCTCAGACCCGGTGACGGTGTTATCCACTCATGGCTCAACAGGTTCTGTCTTCCTGATACAGTCGGTACCGGTGGTGACAGCCATACAAGATTCCCAATCGGCATCTCATTTCCCGCAGGTTCCGGCCTTGTAGCATTTGCCGGTGTTACAGGCAGCATGCCTCTCAATATGCCTGAATCGGTACTGGTCAGGTTCAAAGGAGAAATGCAGCCCGGTATCACCCTTAGAGACCTTGTAAACGCCATTCCTTATAAGGCTATCCAGGATGGCCATCTTACGGTAGAAAAAAAGGGTAAGAAAAACATCTTCGCCGGACGTGTTATGGAAATCGAAGGTCTTGAAGATCTTAAATGTGAGCAGGCTTTTGAACTTTCTGATGCATCGGCTGAAAGAAGTGCTGCCGCCTGTACCGTTAAGCTCAATAAAGAGCCTGTCACCGAATTTCTTGAATCAAACATCAAACTTATCGAGCAGATGGTTGCTGAAGGCTATGAAGATACCAACACGCTTCAGAGAAGAGCTGATAAGATGAAAGAGTGGATCGCAAATCCTGAACTTCTTGAAGCTGATTCTGATGCAGAATATGCAGCTGTCATAGAGATCGATCTTAACGAGATCACAGAGCCTATTCTCTGTTGCCCTAATGATCCTGATGATGTTGCTACACTGACTGAAATTTTAGCTGATGACAAGAGACCAAATGAAAAGATCGACGAAGTATTTGTTGGAAGCTGTATGACAAATATCGGTCTCTTCAGAGCGCTTGGTGAAGTACTGCAAGGTGAAGGTCAGGTTCCAACAAAGCTGTGGATTTGTCCTCCAACAAAAATGGATGAGAAAACACTTCAGCAAGAGGGTTACTACTCCATCTATGGTGCTGCAGGTGCAAGAACAGAAATCCCGGGTTGTTCACTTTGCATGGGTAACCAGGCAAGAGTTGGTGACAACACAATCGTATTCTCAACATCGACAAGAAACTTCAACAACAGACTTGGAACAGGTGCTCAGGTTTACCTCGGTAGTGCCGAGCTTGCTGCTGTTACTGCCATGCTGGGTCGTCTCCCATCAGCAAGTGAGTACATGGAGATAGTTCCCAAGAAAATTACTGCCGATGCAACGGATAGAATCTACAAATATCTCAACTTCCACCAAATCAGTGGTTCTGAACTGGAATTCCTGGTTCACTAA